Proteins encoded together in one Polaribacter reichenbachii window:
- a CDS encoding dihydroorotase, with translation MSTLLRNATIIDATSPYHLQKKDILISNGKIEKIADAIQLKENTNLIELEDLHISCGWFDTSVSLGEPGFEERETIKNGLQVAAKSGFTAIAVNANTNPIIDSKSDVEFLIHKANNSATKLYPIAALTQKSKGIEMAELYDMQLSGAIAFGDYNKPIENDNLMKVALLYAQNFDGLVLSFPKNNAIAGEGIANEGINSTKLGLKGSPALTEHIQIARDLFLLEYTGGKLHIPTISTAKSVELIKDAKKKGLQVTCSVSVHHLTLTDDELHGFDSNFKTNPPLRTKEDIKALQKGVKNGVIDIITSDHNPIDIEHKKVEFSEAKDGVIGLETAFGAINSVLDLENFIENLTIKPKAIFGLENYTIAEGNKADITLFDPKEEIVFTNQQILSTSKNSPFISKKLKGKVYGVFANNQLILK, from the coding sequence ATGAGTACGCTTCTTAGAAACGCAACAATTATAGATGCAACAAGTCCTTATCATCTTCAAAAAAAGGATATTTTAATTAGTAATGGAAAAATTGAAAAGATTGCAGACGCCATTCAACTTAAAGAAAACACAAATTTAATAGAATTAGAAGACCTCCATATTTCTTGTGGCTGGTTTGATACTAGTGTTTCTTTAGGAGAACCTGGTTTTGAAGAAAGAGAAACAATAAAAAATGGTTTGCAAGTCGCTGCTAAAAGTGGTTTTACTGCAATTGCTGTAAATGCAAATACAAATCCAATTATAGATTCTAAATCTGATGTTGAGTTTCTGATTCATAAAGCTAATAATTCTGCCACAAAACTATACCCAATTGCTGCTTTAACTCAAAAAAGCAAAGGAATTGAAATGGCTGAATTGTACGATATGCAACTATCTGGAGCTATTGCTTTTGGCGATTACAATAAGCCAATTGAAAACGACAACTTAATGAAAGTTGCACTTTTATATGCTCAAAATTTTGATGGTCTAGTTTTAAGTTTCCCTAAAAATAATGCAATTGCAGGAGAAGGAATTGCAAACGAAGGGATTAATAGCACCAAATTAGGTTTAAAAGGAAGCCCAGCTTTAACTGAACACATACAAATTGCAAGAGATTTATTTTTGTTAGAATATACAGGAGGTAAATTACACATACCTACAATTTCTACAGCAAAATCAGTAGAGTTAATTAAAGATGCTAAGAAAAAAGGCTTACAAGTTACCTGTAGTGTTAGTGTACATCATTTAACATTAACTGATGATGAATTACATGGTTTTGACAGTAATTTTAAAACGAATCCGCCTTTAAGAACCAAAGAAGATATTAAAGCTTTACAAAAAGGCGTAAAAAATGGTGTTATTGACATTATAACTTCAGATCATAATCCTATAGATATTGAACATAAAAAAGTTGAATTCAGTGAAGCTAAAGATGGAGTTATTGGTTTAGAAACAGCTTTTGGAGCAATCAATTCAGTTTTAGATTTAGAAAATTTTATTGAGAATTTAACCATAAAACCTAAAGCTATTTTCGGATTAGAAAATTACACTATTGCTGAAGGTAATAAAGCTGATATTACATTATTCGACCCAAAAGAAGAAATAGTTTTTACTAACCAACAAATTTTATCAACCTCTAAAAACAGTCCTTTTATCAGCAAAAAATTGAAAGGAAAAGTTTATGGAGTTTTTGCAAACAATCAATTGATTTTAAAATAA
- a CDS encoding BatA domain-containing protein produces MQFQNPEILYFLALLIIPILVHLFQLQKFEKIPFTNVAFLQKLVQQTRKSSRIKKWLILGTRLLLLSAIIFAFSQPYFSSKKIETKQQTFIYLDNSLSTNATGEKGNLLKIAAQEIIENASKNDRYSLQTNTDFYKDISYEDLKSNLLNIKNSAKKVGIKNVLLKINSSQKNKTKTLNKSIFISDFQNTYNNEFTNVTKGFSGIKLESSKKNNISIDSVFTNNTNATNLTVNVVIKNQGDAKNNIPIAIFNKEKLVSKQSFSIEENTNKTITFTLQNITEFLGKIDITFSDTFSFDNTFYFCINTSKKINVLSIGNNANFLSKIYTKDEFNFSTSTLQNVNYNAIPKQQIIILNELEKIPETLSKSIIEFSKKGGTIVIIPNIKSEVQSYNLFLNKIADSKIKSKISDTLKITNINFNHPLFKNVFSKKVLNFQYPIVKSHYPILSKNKSNIISFENNSSFISELNSSKNKVYWVSSSLSKSNSNFLNSPLVVPVFYNFGKLSFQHKKMYYYLEKENKIDVETNLEKDEILTIVNLNSSFIPPQQTYQNKVSITTKDNPTEVGFYNIISKKDTLQTIAFNNPKEESSLKFLDINSLKKEHKNIEFSSSIADVFNDLNKKNEVQWLWKWFLALAIVSLLLEIFILKFYKP; encoded by the coding sequence ATGCAATTTCAAAATCCTGAAATTTTATACTTTTTAGCGCTACTTATTATACCAATTTTAGTGCATCTTTTTCAATTACAAAAGTTTGAAAAAATACCATTTACCAACGTTGCTTTTTTACAGAAATTAGTACAACAAACTCGTAAGAGTTCTCGTATTAAAAAATGGTTAATTTTAGGCACAAGACTACTTTTACTTTCAGCGATAATTTTTGCATTTTCTCAACCTTACTTTAGCAGTAAAAAAATAGAAACAAAACAGCAAACTTTTATATATTTAGACAATTCTTTAAGCACAAATGCTACAGGAGAAAAAGGAAATTTATTAAAAATAGCAGCACAAGAAATTATTGAAAACGCTTCTAAAAATGATCGTTATTCTTTGCAAACGAATACAGATTTTTACAAAGATATTTCTTACGAAGATTTAAAAAGCAACCTACTAAACATTAAAAATTCAGCAAAAAAAGTAGGAATTAAGAACGTTTTACTTAAAATAAACAGTTCTCAAAAAAATAAAACTAAAACTTTAAATAAAAGCATATTTATTTCTGATTTTCAGAACACTTACAATAACGAGTTTACAAATGTAACCAAAGGTTTTTCTGGCATAAAACTAGAAAGCAGCAAAAAAAACAACATTTCTATTGATAGTGTTTTTACTAACAACACAAACGCTACAAACTTAACCGTAAACGTTGTGATTAAAAATCAAGGTGATGCAAAAAACAACATTCCTATTGCAATTTTCAACAAAGAAAAACTAGTAAGTAAACAGTCTTTTTCTATTGAAGAAAACACAAACAAAACAATAACTTTTACATTACAAAACATCACTGAATTCTTAGGAAAAATAGACATAACTTTTAGCGATACTTTTTCATTTGATAACACATTTTATTTCTGTATAAATACCAGTAAAAAAATTAACGTTTTAAGCATTGGAAATAACGCAAATTTCTTATCTAAAATCTACACAAAAGACGAATTTAATTTCTCTACTTCTACTCTACAAAATGTAAATTATAATGCGATTCCAAAACAGCAAATTATCATCTTAAATGAGTTAGAAAAAATTCCAGAAACGTTATCAAAAAGCATCATTGAATTTTCTAAAAAAGGAGGCACAATTGTAATTATACCAAATATAAAATCTGAAGTACAATCTTATAATTTATTCCTAAATAAAATTGCAGACTCAAAAATAAAATCAAAAATTTCTGATACTTTAAAAATTACAAATATCAATTTTAATCATCCTTTATTTAAAAATGTTTTTTCTAAAAAAGTATTGAATTTTCAATATCCAATTGTTAAAAGCCACTACCCTATTTTATCAAAAAATAAAAGTAACATTATCAGTTTTGAGAACAATTCATCTTTTATAAGTGAACTTAATTCTTCTAAAAATAAAGTGTATTGGGTGTCTAGTTCTTTATCAAAAAGCAATAGTAATTTTTTAAATTCACCACTAGTTGTTCCAGTCTTTTACAATTTTGGAAAACTAAGTTTTCAGCATAAAAAAATGTATTATTATTTAGAAAAAGAAAACAAAATTGATGTTGAAACAAATTTAGAAAAAGATGAAATTCTTACTATTGTAAATCTAAATTCATCTTTTATACCACCTCAACAAACGTATCAAAATAAAGTTAGTATTACTACGAAAGACAATCCCACAGAAGTTGGTTTCTACAATATAATCAGCAAAAAAGATACACTACAAACTATTGCTTTCAACAACCCAAAAGAAGAGAGTTCATTAAAATTTTTAGACATAAATTCTTTAAAAAAAGAACATAAAAACATTGAATTTTCTTCTTCAATTGCAGATGTTTTTAACGATTTAAACAAAAAAAATGAAGTTCAATGGCTTTGGAAATGGTTTTTAGCCTTGGCAATTGTATCTTTGCTTTTAGAAATTTTTATTTTAAAATTCTATAAACCATGA
- a CDS encoding TIGR02757 family protein, protein MNKAALKEFLDEKVILYNNPKFIESDPIQIPHTFALKEDIEIAAFLTATISWGNRKMIIKNAFKMMELLENSPYDFVLNHQEKDLKSFENFVHRTFNFVDFQQFIKSLQHIYKTYNGLENVLNITDNSQNYKTAIHQFKNVFFEIEHQQRTQKHVSDPHKNSAAKRINMFLRWMVRNDNSGVDFGIWKTHNSANLSCPLDVHSGNVARKLKLLNRKQNDWKALSELDENLRKLDKKDPVKYDFALFGLGVFEKF, encoded by the coding sequence TTGAATAAAGCAGCCCTAAAAGAATTTTTAGACGAAAAGGTAATCTTATACAACAATCCTAAATTCATTGAATCAGATCCTATTCAAATTCCGCATACATTTGCTTTAAAAGAAGATATAGAAATTGCTGCTTTTTTAACAGCCACCATTTCTTGGGGTAATCGAAAAATGATTATTAAAAATGCATTTAAGATGATGGAATTGTTAGAGAATTCTCCTTATGATTTTGTTTTAAACCATCAAGAAAAAGATTTAAAATCTTTCGAAAACTTTGTACATCGAACTTTTAATTTTGTCGATTTTCAACAATTTATAAAATCTTTACAACACATTTACAAAACTTATAATGGGTTAGAAAATGTTTTAAATATTACAGATAATTCACAAAATTATAAAACAGCAATTCATCAATTTAAAAATGTTTTTTTTGAAATTGAGCATCAACAAAGAACACAAAAACACGTTTCAGATCCACATAAAAATTCGGCAGCAAAACGTATAAATATGTTTTTACGTTGGATGGTTAGAAACGATAATTCTGGTGTAGATTTCGGAATTTGGAAAACGCATAATTCTGCAAATTTATCTTGTCCTTTAGATGTCCATTCTGGCAATGTTGCAAGAAAATTAAAACTGTTAAACAGAAAACAAAACGACTGGAAAGCACTTTCTGAGTTAGATGAAAATTTAAGAAAACTCGACAAAAAAGATCCTGTAAAATATGATTTTGCTCTTTTTGGATTAGGTGTTTTCGAAAAATTTTAG
- a CDS encoding ABC transporter ATP-binding protein, with protein sequence MIVTKNIHKYYGDVEVLKGLDLEIKKGEIVAIVGPSGAGKTTLLQILGTLDKPLKEQDFEISINNKSLKNLTDKQLSEFRNQHIGFIFQFHQLLPEFTALENVCIPAFIAKKPKKEAEKRAKELLEFLGLSHRINHKPSELSGGEQQRVAVARALINNPSVILADEPSGNLDSESAKNLHELFFKLRDEFGQTFVLVTHNLELADMADRKLTMKDGKIV encoded by the coding sequence ATGATTGTTACAAAAAATATCCATAAATATTATGGTGATGTTGAAGTTTTAAAAGGATTAGATTTAGAAATAAAGAAAGGAGAAATTGTAGCTATTGTTGGTCCTTCTGGAGCAGGAAAAACAACACTTTTACAAATTTTAGGTACGTTAGACAAACCTTTAAAAGAACAAGATTTCGAAATTAGCATCAACAATAAATCTCTTAAAAATTTAACAGACAAACAATTATCAGAATTTAGAAATCAACATATTGGTTTTATTTTTCAATTCCATCAATTATTACCAGAATTTACAGCTTTAGAAAATGTTTGTATTCCTGCCTTTATTGCAAAAAAACCGAAAAAAGAAGCTGAAAAAAGAGCTAAAGAATTACTGGAATTTTTAGGTTTATCTCATAGAATAAATCATAAACCAAGCGAACTTTCTGGTGGTGAACAACAAAGAGTTGCAGTTGCAAGAGCCTTAATTAACAACCCTTCTGTTATTCTTGCCGATGAGCCAAGTGGAAACCTAGATAGCGAATCTGCTAAAAATTTACACGAGCTCTTTTTTAAACTGCGTGATGAATTTGGCCAAACTTTTGTTTTAGTTACACATAATTTAGAATTAGCAGATATGGCTGATAGAAAATTAACAATGAAAGATGGTAAAATAGTATAA
- a CDS encoding DUF5916 domain-containing protein, with protein MFKKLSLILIAFISIHQLSSQNQKNRKTIKTKRISKAPKIDGILNDEAWQNAEICSDFVILRPDNGKPVSKEYQTTVKVIYNDDAIYISAEMLDPDPKGIPQEFAVRDNFGLADFFLVTINPNDDGQNPFEFIVQSTGNQGDAKVSNGNEDLNWSAVWDSAAKITDKGWNVEMEIPYRALRFANRPVQSWGFNFHRRLEKLNQQHTWTHIDNTVGRWTQYDGLITDFRNIKPPTRLNLYPYASATSTTFEGNTDFNYSVGMDIKYGLTENFTLDATLIPDFSQVGFDDVELNLGPFEQQFTEQRQFFTEGTELFNIANLFYSRRIGAQPIDQFDVESSISEDEEITDYPGKVTMLNAVKISGRTQKGLGIGFFNAITEKTEATIKNNTTGTERKEVIDPFTNYNILVLDQQFNQNSTISLINTNVTRSGSFRDANVTALDWHIETKDSKYNADGSVKMSSISDDVNNNGLGYYFDNSFGYNSGHWNWELGYNFENKDYNPNDLGILFSNNQQTIYGSAGWRTLQPTKKFNSYNFYFYNNAEFQHYSGIFTGYSASFGASAQTRKRFFFGGNLNYETESKDFFEPRQGTTSGVYFLQPERKNINMWISTNSQKKFQVDADAWYTAYSNNPKVGYGFSVAPRYRFTNQFSLQYRLNYNQFYDDQGYVDEDDTNIIFGMRDRKNYTNSISGKYSFSTKSSLSLTFRHYWGAVNYNDYYNLTSDGGLNKNDTYEGENVNFNSWNLDLNYIWQFAPGSQLIAFYRNSIYNSDTNSNLNFFKNLDNLFAQSHSHTFSVRFVYFIDYNKIKNIF; from the coding sequence ATGTTCAAAAAACTCTCATTAATTCTGATTGCTTTTATAAGCATTCATCAATTATCCTCACAAAACCAAAAGAATAGAAAAACAATTAAAACAAAACGAATATCGAAAGCACCAAAAATTGATGGTATTTTAAATGATGAAGCTTGGCAAAATGCAGAAATCTGTTCTGATTTTGTTATTCTTAGACCAGATAATGGTAAACCAGTATCAAAAGAATATCAAACTACTGTTAAGGTAATTTATAATGATGATGCTATATACATCTCAGCAGAAATGTTAGATCCAGATCCTAAAGGAATTCCTCAAGAATTTGCGGTTAGAGACAATTTTGGACTAGCAGATTTCTTTCTAGTAACCATTAATCCAAATGATGATGGACAAAACCCGTTTGAATTTATTGTACAATCTACAGGAAACCAGGGTGATGCCAAAGTATCTAATGGAAATGAAGATTTAAATTGGAGTGCTGTTTGGGATAGTGCTGCAAAAATTACTGATAAAGGCTGGAATGTAGAAATGGAAATACCCTACAGAGCCTTACGTTTTGCAAACAGACCAGTACAATCTTGGGGGTTTAATTTTCATAGAAGATTAGAAAAATTAAACCAACAACACACTTGGACACATATTGATAATACAGTAGGAAGATGGACTCAATATGATGGTTTAATTACAGATTTTAGAAATATAAAACCACCAACTAGATTAAACTTATATCCTTACGCTTCTGCAACTAGCACTACGTTTGAAGGTAATACCGATTTTAATTATAGTGTTGGTATGGATATTAAATATGGTTTAACAGAAAACTTTACTTTAGACGCTACTTTGATACCTGATTTTAGTCAAGTTGGATTTGATGATGTTGAATTAAATCTGGGGCCCTTTGAGCAACAATTTACAGAACAAAGACAGTTTTTTACAGAGGGTACAGAATTATTTAATATTGCCAATTTATTTTATTCTAGAAGAATTGGTGCACAACCTATAGATCAATTTGATGTTGAAAGTTCAATATCCGAAGATGAAGAAATTACAGATTACCCAGGAAAAGTAACGATGCTAAATGCAGTAAAAATTTCTGGAAGAACCCAAAAGGGTTTAGGAATTGGTTTTTTTAACGCAATTACAGAAAAAACAGAAGCAACTATAAAAAACAATACTACTGGTACAGAAAGAAAAGAAGTTATTGATCCTTTTACAAATTATAATATTTTAGTTTTAGATCAACAATTTAATCAAAACTCAACCATATCTCTTATCAACACAAATGTTACAAGATCCGGTAGTTTTAGAGATGCAAATGTAACTGCTTTAGATTGGCATATAGAAACAAAAGATAGTAAGTATAATGCAGATGGTTCTGTAAAAATGAGTTCTATTTCTGATGACGTAAATAATAATGGTTTAGGTTATTATTTTGATAATAGTTTTGGTTACAATTCTGGTCATTGGAATTGGGAATTAGGTTACAACTTCGAAAACAAAGATTACAATCCAAACGATTTGGGGATTCTTTTTAGCAATAATCAGCAAACCATATATGGTAGTGCAGGTTGGCGAACTTTACAACCTACTAAAAAGTTTAATTCTTACAATTTTTATTTTTACAACAATGCAGAATTCCAGCATTATTCTGGAATTTTTACAGGTTATTCAGCTAGTTTTGGCGCGAGTGCACAAACAAGAAAACGATTCTTTTTTGGTGGTAACTTAAATTACGAAACAGAAAGTAAAGATTTTTTTGAGCCAAGACAAGGTACTACAAGTGGTGTTTATTTTTTACAACCAGAAAGAAAAAATATAAATATGTGGATTTCTACAAATTCACAAAAAAAGTTTCAAGTAGATGCTGATGCTTGGTATACAGCGTATTCTAATAACCCAAAAGTAGGTTATGGTTTTAGTGTTGCACCACGTTATCGATTTACAAACCAATTTTCTTTGCAATATCGATTAAATTATAATCAATTTTATGATGATCAAGGTTATGTAGATGAAGATGATACCAATATAATTTTTGGGATGCGTGATCGAAAAAACTACACCAATTCTATATCTGGTAAATATAGCTTTAGTACAAAATCTTCTTTATCCCTAACCTTTAGACATTATTGGGGGGCTGTGAATTATAATGACTATTACAATCTTACTTCTGATGGAGGATTAAATAAAAACGATACATATGAAGGAGAAAATGTGAATTTTAATAGCTGGAATTTAGACTTAAATTACATTTGGCAATTTGCCCCAGGAAGCCAATTAATAGCGTTTTATAGAAATTCAATTTACAATTCAGACACGAACTCTAATTTGAATTTTTTTAAAAATTTAGATAATTTATTTGCACAATCTCATAGTCATACATTTTCTGTAAGGTTTGTTTATTTTATCGACTACAATAAAATAAAGAACATTTTTTGA
- the sucC gene encoding ADP-forming succinate--CoA ligase subunit beta, protein MNLHEYQGKEILNSFGVRIQRGIVASTPAEAVEAAKKLTEDTGTGWHVIKAQVHAGGRGKGGGVKLAKNLDEVQTISDDILGMMLITPQTSAEGKLVNQVLVAEDVYYPGDEEPDEYYMSVLLNRATGKNMIMYSTEGGMDIETVAEETPHLIFTEEVDPLLGLMPFQARKVAFNLGLSGVAFKEMTKFVTALYTAYIKSDSSMFEINPVLKTSDSKIMAVDAKVSLDENALYRHKDYAAMRDLREENPIEVEAKAAGLNYVDLDGNVGCMVNGAGLAMGTMDLIKESGGEPANFLDVGGTADAARVETAFGIILKDPNVKAILVNIFGGIVRCDRVAQGVVDAYQNMGDKITVPIICRLQGTNAVEAKELIDNSGMEIISATEFQEAADKVAEVLGA, encoded by the coding sequence ATGAACTTACACGAATATCAAGGAAAAGAAATTTTAAACAGTTTTGGAGTTAGAATTCAACGAGGAATTGTTGCAAGCACTCCTGCTGAAGCTGTAGAAGCTGCAAAAAAACTAACAGAAGATACTGGTACAGGTTGGCATGTTATAAAAGCTCAAGTTCACGCAGGTGGTCGTGGAAAAGGTGGTGGAGTTAAGTTAGCTAAAAATTTAGATGAAGTTCAAACTATTTCTGACGATATTTTAGGTATGATGTTAATTACACCTCAAACATCTGCAGAAGGTAAATTAGTAAACCAAGTTTTAGTTGCAGAAGATGTTTATTATCCTGGAGATGAAGAACCAGACGAATACTATATGTCTGTTTTATTAAATAGAGCAACTGGTAAAAATATGATTATGTATTCTACAGAAGGTGGAATGGATATCGAAACTGTTGCAGAAGAAACTCCGCATTTAATTTTTACAGAAGAGGTAGATCCTTTATTAGGTTTAATGCCTTTTCAAGCACGTAAAGTAGCTTTTAACTTAGGTTTATCTGGTGTAGCATTTAAAGAAATGACAAAATTTGTTACAGCTCTTTATACTGCATATATTAAATCTGATTCTTCTATGTTTGAGATTAACCCAGTATTAAAAACTTCTGATTCTAAAATAATGGCTGTTGATGCTAAAGTTTCTTTAGATGAAAATGCTTTATACAGGCATAAAGATTATGCAGCAATGCGTGATTTAAGAGAAGAAAACCCAATTGAAGTAGAAGCTAAAGCTGCAGGTTTAAACTATGTAGATTTAGATGGTAATGTTGGTTGTATGGTAAACGGAGCTGGTTTAGCAATGGGAACTATGGATTTAATTAAGGAATCTGGTGGTGAGCCAGCTAACTTTTTAGATGTTGGTGGTACTGCAGATGCAGCAAGAGTAGAAACTGCATTTGGTATTATTTTAAAAGACCCGAATGTAAAAGCTATTTTAGTAAATATTTTTGGTGGTATTGTACGTTGTGACAGAGTTGCACAAGGTGTTGTAGATGCTTACCAAAATATGGGAGATAAAATTACTGTACCAATTATTTGTAGATTACAAGGTACAAATGCTGTAGAAGCTAAAGAACTAATTGATAACTCTGGAATGGAAATTATTTCTGCTACAGAATTTCAAGAAGCTGCAGATAAAGTAGCAGAAGTTTTAGGAGCTTAA
- a CDS encoding carboxypeptidase-like regulatory domain-containing protein: MQKTLIILCFLLSLSAFSQQDSIRTATLKGQIIHAVNKQPLSAAHILNLNTVQGTITNDKGFFEIPTQANDTILVSYLGFSSIKVKVTNDLLKGNELEIALYEKPEEIREVIIKSTKLIGVLEVDVKQVPKDKFTRIHINGLPQTYEVGKPNKRDFSSPVAALFQPVDFLYNLFGKKPKQLKKLQKLKKEDDLRKMLAGKFDREVMMEYLQMDRQELTDLLTDCSYSEYFIKKASDLQMIEAVLSCYENYKAIKNGKIERDKIPSKN; encoded by the coding sequence ATGCAAAAAACTCTCATTATACTGTGCTTTTTATTAAGTTTAAGCGCATTTTCTCAACAAGATAGTATTCGTACTGCAACATTAAAAGGGCAAATTATACACGCCGTAAATAAGCAACCTTTAAGTGCAGCACATATTTTAAACTTAAATACAGTGCAAGGTACGATTACTAACGATAAAGGTTTTTTTGAAATACCAACACAAGCTAATGATACGATTCTAGTTTCTTACCTAGGATTTTCATCAATAAAAGTAAAAGTAACTAACGATTTACTAAAAGGTAATGAATTAGAAATTGCTCTGTACGAAAAACCCGAAGAAATTAGAGAGGTTATTATAAAATCTACGAAGTTAATTGGTGTTTTAGAAGTTGATGTAAAACAAGTACCTAAAGATAAATTTACAAGAATTCATATTAATGGATTGCCACAAACTTATGAAGTTGGTAAACCTAATAAAAGAGATTTCTCTTCTCCTGTTGCCGCATTATTTCAACCAGTAGACTTCTTGTATAACTTATTTGGTAAAAAGCCAAAGCAGTTAAAGAAATTGCAAAAGCTTAAGAAAGAAGACGATTTACGTAAAATGTTAGCTGGTAAATTTGACAGAGAAGTGATGATGGAATACCTACAAATGGATAGACAGGAATTAACTGATCTTTTAACAGACTGTAGTTATTCTGAATATTTTATCAAAAAAGCATCAGATTTACAAATGATTGAAGCTGTTCTTAGTTGTTACGAAAACTATAAAGCCATAAAAAATGGTAAAATAGAACGCGATAAAATTCCTTCTAAAAACTAA
- a CDS encoding shikimate kinase, whose translation MKIVLLGYMASGKSSIGKKLSKSLEMNFIDLDDYIIEKEKKSISDIFKENGEIYFRLIETKYLKEILSKDGNFILSLGGGTPCYANNMEIVNQAETKSIYLQGSVPTMVERLIRKKAKRPLIASLGDDKIPEFVAKHLFERRPYYEKAKVTIKIDDKKKSEVAEELYKLLS comes from the coding sequence ATGAAAATAGTTCTATTAGGTTATATGGCTTCTGGAAAATCTAGTATTGGTAAAAAACTATCTAAAAGTTTAGAAATGAATTTTATAGACCTAGATGATTATATTATCGAAAAAGAAAAAAAATCTATTTCTGATATTTTTAAAGAGAATGGAGAAATCTATTTTAGACTGATTGAAACCAAATATTTGAAAGAAATCTTATCAAAAGATGGTAATTTTATACTTTCATTAGGTGGTGGAACGCCTTGTTATGCTAATAATATGGAAATTGTTAATCAGGCTGAAACAAAATCTATCTATTTGCAAGGGAGTGTACCAACAATGGTAGAAAGATTAATAAGAAAAAAAGCAAAAAGACCCTTAATTGCTTCTTTAGGCGATGATAAAATTCCAGAATTTGTAGCAAAACATCTTTTTGAAAGACGTCCATATTATGAAAAAGCAAAAGTGACTATTAAAATAGATGATAAAAAGAAAAGTGAAGTAGCAGAAGAGCTGTATAAGTTACTAAGCTAA
- a CDS encoding phosphoribosyltransferase domain-containing protein: protein MIAEGNIILDTVQINQKIRRIAYQIYESNSSEKEVIIAGVIGNGYVFAEKLVEILNEISTLKLTICKVTINKKKPLEPITTSLNVADYKNKSLVLVDDVLNSGTTLIYGVKHFLDVPLKRFKTAVLVNRNHKKYPVKADFKGISLSTSIKEHVQIDFLENDSIAYLA, encoded by the coding sequence ATGATAGCAGAAGGAAATATTATTTTAGATACAGTTCAAATAAATCAAAAAATTAGAAGAATTGCTTATCAAATTTACGAAAGTAATAGTAGCGAAAAAGAAGTTATTATTGCAGGTGTTATAGGTAATGGCTATGTTTTTGCTGAAAAATTAGTTGAAATTTTAAACGAAATATCAACTCTTAAATTAACCATTTGTAAAGTAACTATTAATAAGAAAAAACCTTTAGAACCTATTACCACTTCTTTAAATGTTGCTGATTATAAAAATAAATCTTTAGTTCTTGTTGATGATGTTTTAAACTCTGGAACTACTTTAATATATGGAGTAAAACATTTTTTAGATGTACCATTAAAAAGGTTTAAAACAGCGGTTTTAGTAAACAGAAATCATAAAAAATACCCAGTAAAAGCAGATTTTAAAGGAATTTCTTTATCAACATCAATAAAAGAACATGTACAGATTGACTTTTTAGAAAATGATTCTATAGCGTATTTAGCTTAG
- a CDS encoding RNA-binding S4 domain-containing protein, producing MRIDKYLWCIRTFKTRSIATNACKKGQVKIDNKSVKPSKEVFGNELILVRKNQINYQIKVLDLPESRVGAKLADLYRKDVTPKEEFQKNELLKYAKDYYRKKGTGRPTKKDRRDIEGYTEDTTENL from the coding sequence ATGAGAATTGATAAATACTTATGGTGTATTCGTACTTTTAAAACTAGAAGTATAGCTACTAATGCTTGTAAAAAAGGGCAAGTAAAGATTGATAATAAAAGTGTAAAACCTTCTAAAGAGGTTTTTGGTAATGAATTGATTTTAGTAAGAAAAAATCAAATTAATTATCAAATAAAAGTTTTAGATTTACCAGAAAGTCGTGTTGGTGCCAAGTTAGCAGATTTGTATAGAAAGGATGTTACACCAAAAGAGGAGTTTCAAAAAAATGAACTTTTAAAATATGCAAAAGATTATTATCGTAAAAAAGGTACTGGTAGACCAACCAAAAAAGACAGAAGAGATATAGAAGGATATACAGAAGATACTACAGAAAACTTATGA